In Miscanthus floridulus cultivar M001 chromosome 8, ASM1932011v1, whole genome shotgun sequence, the sequence ATAGCTCCTTCTGTAtagctttttctttttctctttgccTGTTGCCTTTTGATGTAAGTATTCCCTTCCCTGTGCTCTGGGTGTTTTCGCCCTTGTTTTGGTTTTATAAAAGCTCTCTTTATCACCGTGGGGAACTCCCCCACGGTTTTTGCGTCAAAAAAAGAGGTATTTATATAGGTCCTAACCTTCGTTTCCTATACAAAACCCCTCTTTCATTCAGGGGCAAATTGACCATTATATCTTCGAATAAGTGTCTTACACATCTCAAATGATTCCCAAAAGAGAAGCTGGCGGTAAGGCTTCATGTCTTGAAGACAAGTTGCTCTTCCCTTTCTTGTTTTTGACTTTGCTTGGCAGCGAAGTGTGTTAAACGGCTTCGTCCTTCGACCGACGACGAAATGAATCGGTGGCTTCGTCTCTTGCTTTTTGTCTTCATGTTCGAAAGAAGTCATACTTCTATCTTCGCTTTCTCTTCTTTGCTTCTCCAAGCGAAGGTACTTCTAAAAGCATTAACAATGAAATCATTAGTTTTAGGACGAAGCGCTGGGGACTTGCGTTTGTCTGAGGTCAAATCCCCAACACCTACCTCCTGTTCCACTTCCAACAAGCAAGCAAGGCAAATGCCCAAAGCTCCATGGTGTTCTCTCGAGTTGTTGAGCAAATCTAGAGAGGCAAATGATTTTGGAGAGAAAAGGCAATAGAAGAACGGGCTGCTCCTCTCAGCGCTACGACACGGTTCGGTGGCCATCGTGCTTCCTGAAGGACCATGGTGGAGCGCGACGAATGGGACCTCAACCTCTACAGCTCCTTCAAGGCTTCAACAACACTCGACACATCAACAGTACCTATATTAACGGATTAGCCGAGATGACTGGAATCATTGAGATGGTCGGAATCACCTGAGATTGTTGCCAGTGTGCGATGCACCTCTTAGTGTGCCGGTTTGTTTGCTGGTAAGAGGTATTCTGGTCATTCTGTCCGATACCGGAACAGAATTGATAACTATGGTCACTTCTCCTTGTAATGGCATTATAGTAATCTATTTTCTTACTCTTCTATAAGAATCTTTTGATGAAGGGTTCTCCTCTGTATTCATTAGTATTCCCTAAGAAATGAATTGTTTTTGTAGTGTTATTAGCGTGTGCGCAACCATAAAACACTACTATAAATCTAAGGGACTTGCTAGAGCCCGGACGTTCGATCCGGGGCGTTAGCGTCGGATGGTGCTTCCGCATACCAacgttttcctaaacgctaaacggtaaacaatcggtcacctaccgtttagccattatttgggcaaaatgtcccattaaatggctaaacggccaattaaacggggtaaacgggtgattaaacggaaacggtgcaccaccgtgtagcgtttacacggtgtttaaacgggctaaatgaccgtttaggcgaacagtgccgCATACACACGTAGATCCCTCACCCTGCACCAATCCCGCTCCGGAGGCCATGTCTGTCCATATGGAACTCCCGTGCTTGGGCCCCACGCACGCAACTCGCTTGCCCATGCCCACGCATGCACGGGGAGCACTCTGAAACCCACTCTGTTTCTCATGCCTACATGCATGCAACAGCAACACAAGCAGGCGGCGCGGTGACCCACGGCGGCTCATTAGCAGCAGCAGGCAGGCAGCTATGGCTAGCCACTGTCCGCCAGCTAGCACCGCCATTGTAACATTTGCTCTCCCGagatttacttttgaaacatccaaatgaaacacttgtaatatacgtctaaaacagatgaaacacttgaaacatgtgtgtatagccatagcaacatgtgcaacactagatctacttttacaatatccagatgaaacatttgcaacatacgtctgaaacagatgaaacacttgaaacgtgcatttgaaacatgcgtgtatagccattgcaacatgtgcaacactaagatttacttttaaaacatctagatgaaacatttgcaacatacgtcggaaatatatgaaacacttgaaacatgtgcttaaagcatgcgtgtatagccattgcaacatgtgcaacaccaagatttacttttgaaacattcaaatgaaacatttgcaacatacgtcaaaAACACctggaacacttgaaacatagtcttgcaacatgcgtattttgtcattgcaacatatgtaacattctAAATCTActatttgcaacatctagataaaacacttgaagcaaaagtctgaaacatttgaaacacagcGTTCGCCGCGCGGCCGCTGCTTACCTGGTGGTGAACTACGGTAGATCAGCGAGGAGGACAGGGAGCGTATGGAGGCTGCCCTGGGGGGGCACTACAGTGTCAACGGCGAGGCCCAGCCGAGCAAGGGCCTGAGGAGGGCCGCCGCCTAGAGGGCCTAGTGAGGAGCATCATCTCCCAGGCCACCGCGATGTTGTGGGCTCGCTCTAGCACCCTCGCTACCGCCGACATCACGTATCCCATCGGAGCCGTCCGGCCGAGCTGCgacggggtgggggggggggacgAACACGATAgtatgtgtgtgggtgggtgaaaggtcctaatggctagaggggggtgaatagcctaataaaaatttctacaacaacacttagtaaaccggttagacaattatgaggcgaagcgagtgttgcgctagcttactaaagttgcaagccacctaccacaattcaagtttatatagtttctatcaacacaatagctatgtcactacaccaagttagtgtgctctcaaaaaaactaactaaagagccatactaaccaaactaacaagctctcacaactagctacactaaagagcttgacaactagtttacggtaatatagagagagtgagcaagatggttataccgccgtatcgaggaaggagccaatcaatcataaaaataaagaccaatcaccttggaatcaaatgatgacacaatgattttttaccgaggttcacttgcttgccggcaagctagtcctcgttgtggcgattcactcacttggaggttcacgcgctaattgacatcatacgccaaaccctcaatagggtgccgcacaaccaacacaagatgaggatcacacaagccacgagtaattcactagagtaccttttgactctccgtcgtagaaaggtcaagaacccctcacaatcaccacgtttggagtcggagacaatcatcaaccttcgctcgatgatcctcactgctccaagccgtctaggtgacggcaaccaccaaaagtaacaagcgaattccgcagcgaaacacaaacaccaagtgcctctagatgcaaacattcaagcaatgcacttagattcactcccaatctcacaaagatgttgaatctatgatggagatgagtgtgagggctttagctaagctcacaagattgctatgtcaatgcaaatggcctagagagtgagcttgagccggtcatggggcttaaatagaagccccatgaaatagagccgttgtaccccttcactggacacaacagggggtgatcagacgctccgattagatcgaccggacgcaccttgccagcgtccggtcaacggatggccGCCACGTTATCCctttcttcaaatactgagcgcccgatcccaacggtcaagtgatgaccagacgcagtaTAGTGCCACgactggacgcaggaccccagcgtccggtcactttcagtaaggttctagctgcgaccggacgcattagttggatcacgaccggacgcaggaccccagcgtccggtcactttcagtaaGCCTCCAcacgcgatcggacgcatccggttacGTCTGACCGgacccacccagcgtccggtcactcactgaCCCTTCTGTGCGCttccacgtcagcaggaccggacgcacccagccagcgtctggtcacaaagtGACTCGGCGTTCGGTGCACTATATGAAATCCTGTCTTTTAtttacagggcgccggtggcaccgtcggacggacactccgctggtgaagtttcttacccttgctcaaatgtgccaaccactaagtgtatcaccttgtgcacatgtgtgttagcatattttcacaaatattttcaagggtgttagcactgcactagatcctaaatgcatatgcaatgagttagagcatatagtggcactttgataaacgTATTTTGCTAtgagtttcacccatcttaatagtatggctatcgatcctaaatgtgatcacactcactaagtgtctcgatcaccaaaacaaaaatggctcttaccacttatacctttgtcttgagccttttatttttctctttcttctttttaagtccaagcacttgattatcaccatggcatcgccaacGTCATGTTataatctttatttgcttcaccacttagaatgtgctacctatctcatgatcacttgataaactaagttaacacttagggtttcatcaattcaccaaaataaaactagagctttcagtggggGAGAAGATGAGGCACGCGGTGCGGTGCAGGATGGAGCACGATCCGGGAATGGGGAGCCAAGCGTCGCGGACGAGCACACGCATCGTGGGAAGCGGCGGTAGCGGTGAGGCGGAGTGTGGGCGCGGCGGTGATTTGAGAATGCGTACGGTCACGGCAACGATTCGTGAGAAAAGTGAACGGatatttttttaatctttttaGCAACACGAGCGACCGTGTGATTGATAGTTTTGGGCCGTTTGGGCGGGCGAGGCCCACCAACGTGGACTCAGACATCTTACCCACGGCTTACGGTTTTTTTCTGGAGGCCAACGCAACCACGTGCGAGATAAATTACCTAGTTAACTAGAGGATCCTTGCAAGAGATGAGTGGCTTGGTTGAGCTTGACCATATATTAAAGCCATATTTCGGTCAATTAGTCAGGTGCATAAAATTTAGAAAAATACATAAAAGACATTTATAAATCTCAAAAGAAGCCATTTTAATGTGTCACTCCTCGTTATTATACGGGAGGGTGTTCGAGCGAGCTTTGTTTTCGGAACGGGTCTCCAAATTTCTATTCTGGCCGGTGACCGCGGCCATGGGACACGTGCGGATACCCATTGGATTCCATGTTTCCAACGGCCAGGATTACACGTCCGCCTTCCCTACTGCGGCATTTCCCTCTCCGAGCCGTGCCGTCGGCCAAAACCGACGCGCGCCTGGCGCCGCCACCCGCCCACTGACCGCACGGCCGCGCCACtgcaaaaaatatgaaactttccTAGGGTTCTTCGCGAAACCCTCGCCGCCCGCTCCCGAATCCCACCCAATCCGGTGGGGTCCGGAATCAGGGTTTATGCATGGCATCGACCCCGCCCGGCAATGCCGACGGCGGGCAGGAGGCGGCAGCGGGCCCCGCGCCGGTCGCCGCCTCCGCCACCCCCTCCGCCCCACCCAGATCGAGGTGGGCGTCGGAGATCAAGGTGTACTCCCGCAAGCACCCTCGCAAAAATCCTAAACCCCCTCCTCTGGAACCCGCCCCCAATCCGAATCCCCTCTCGGAAACCCTATCCTCGGTTCGTGGGTCCATTCGCTGCCCGGAGGCTGGGGCCGCTGCGCGGCCCGATCCGGCGGCTCAGAGTTCCACTCAGCCTCCGTTCCCTGATCCGGCGACGCCGAGTTCCGCTCCCCCTCCGCTCCCCGCCCTGGCGGCCCCGATCTCCTCTTCTCCTGTTCCTGCTCAGCCTCCCGCACTGGCGTTGCCTGTGGAACACACTCCCGCCTCGGGTGACATTTCCTCTTCTCCTGTTCCTGCTCCGCCTCCCGCACCGGCGTTGACAGGGGAATACACTCCCGCCTCAGGTGACATTTCCCCGGGGCTTAACCGGGACGGGAGTGCTGTTCCCAATGGCCATGACAACGGCTGGGCGGTTGTCGCTGCTGAGAAGGCGCAGAAGCGCAGGGCCAGGAGTGAGCTGCGGCGGCAGCTTGCGTCAGAGCTTGACCAGGTGCGTGTGCTCTCCAAGCGGTTGAAGGTGGCTGCTGACGCCTTGGCGCAAGAGGATTCAATGGCCTTGCCCCAGGCTATGGTGCTGCTGCCATCACAGGTGGTGGATGCTGGCTCTATGCGATCACAGTTTTCGCCAACAGGTCCGGTGACGCCCTTACCTGCCCGGGATATGTTTGCCCCTGCCCGCTCGCTGCTGCAGCGGGCACCACTAACTGTGTCAGTGGTTCACACAGAAGCCTATGAGAAGGACAAGTGGACACCTAAGGCAAATCAGTTGTACCGAAACTCAGAATTTTTGCTTGCCAAGGATAAGTTCCCACCTGCAGATCCTCATGGACGCAAGAAATCGAAGCACCACAAGAAGAAGCGCTGGACCTTAGAATCTCATGGTGCAGACTTTGACGCTGAGCGGAGGCTATACTCTCACGCATTCAAGAAATCTTCGTCTCTCTTGAGTCGGCTAATGAAGCACAAATTTGCATGGGTGTTCAACAAGCCTGTTGATCCAGTTGCACTTGGTTTGCATGACTATTTTGTAATCATCCAGCACCCGATGGATCTTGGAACGATAAGAGGACGACTCAGCCATGGGCAGTACCGGAACCCAAAGGAGTTTGCTGAGGATGTGCGGCTCACTTTTCAGAATGCCATGACATATAACCCCAAGGGGCAGGATGTTCATTTCATGGCTGGACAGTTGTTAGGAATCTTTGAGGCACAGTGGCCAGAGATCGAAGCCGAGGTTGATTATCTTGCATCATGTCCTCCACTGCCAAAGAAGTTTCCACCACCCCCTATTGACTTGCGTTTCCTTGAGAGGTCAAATTCTGTAAAACACCATGTGCCGTTG encodes:
- the LOC136471562 gene encoding transcription factor GTE4-like; this translates as MASTPPGNADGGQEAAAGPAPVAASATPSAPPRSRWASEIKVYSRKHPRKNPKPPPLEPAPNPNPLSETLSSVRGSIRCPEAGAAARPDPAAQSSTQPPFPDPATPSSAPPPLPALAAPISSSPVPAQPPALALPVEHTPASGDISSSPVPAPPPAPALTGEYTPASGDISPGLNRDGSAVPNGHDNGWAVVAAEKAQKRRARSELRRQLASELDQVRVLSKRLKVAADALAQEDSMALPQAMVLLPSQVVDAGSMRSQFSPTGPVTPLPARDMFAPARSLLQRAPLTVSVVHTEAYEKDKWTPKANQLYRNSEFLLAKDKFPPADPHGRKKSKHHKKKRWTLESHGADFDAERRLYSHAFKKSSSLLSRLMKHKFAWVFNKPVDPVALGLHDYFVIIQHPMDLGTIRGRLSHGQYRNPKEFAEDVRLTFQNAMTYNPKGQDVHFMAGQLLGIFEAQWPEIEAEVDYLASCPPLPKKFPPPPIDLRFLERSNSVKHHVPLDSNSRPISHTPTYSARTPSMKKPRAKDPNKRNMTVDEKRKLSDNLQNLPPEKLDAVVQLIKNKNLSVMQHDDEIEVEIDSMDAETLWELDRFVANYKKNLSKQKRRAERALLARQDAELRAQDSVQQIPTQEPNVCKKSPKQNLTVGEQLTSSAPDQANNNGQNAISSSSSSSSSSDSGSSSSDSDSDSSSTDGPSAANSS